The following are encoded together in the Phaseolus vulgaris cultivar G19833 chromosome 9, P. vulgaris v2.0, whole genome shotgun sequence genome:
- the LOC137822695 gene encoding polygalacturonase QRT3: MTTMARTCFTCSLLLGMACSIVIGAYEESLYPRKISRGNYHEAIQRLQSFKASLTTRDSIASAPSSLSPFSSPPAPAPAPSPSPLSLQGVNYPRVYHVTSYGADPTGSSDSTEALLAAIADAAKGPSEGYLMQGIKNLGGPQINLEGGNYLISQPLRLPVAGVGNLMIHGGTIRASDGFPADSYIIDLSPFSNEGNRESSSTSYNFEYITFKDLLLDSNFRGGGISVINSLRISIDNCYITHFTTNGILVQGGHETYIRNTFLGQHITAGGDKNEKDFSGTGINLQGNDNAVTDVVIYSAAIGIMVTGQANAFSGVHCYNKATGFGGTGIYLKVPGLTQTKIVNSYMDFTNIVAEDPVQFHVSSCFFLGDANIVLKSKNGVINGVDIVDNMFSGSDDGVEIVELDQSNNPFHQIEQVIVDRNNARGMKLKATVAKGSMQGNGTSWTVDFNNVLLFPNLIKHVQYSVSTPGSTFPNHILRNVSENRVVIETNKAVPASVFVSVDQSEAS, encoded by the exons aTGACAACAATGGCAAGAACATGTTTTACCTGCTCCTTGCTTTTGGGGATGGCTTGTTCCATAGTAATTGGTGCATATGAAGAGAGCTTGTATCCTAGGAAAATTTCTAGGGGCAACTATCATGAGGCAATACAACGGTTGCAGTCATTTAAGGCCTCTCTAACTACACGTGATTCCATTGCTTCAGCaccatcttccttatcacccTTCTCAAGCCCTCCTGCTCCTGCTCCTGctccttctccttctcctcTCTCACTTCAG GGAGTGAACTATCCACGTGTGTACCATGTCACATCTTATGGTGCAGATCCAACGGGTAGTTCAGATAGCACTGAAGCACTCCTTGCAGCCATAGCAGATGCAGCCAAGGGTCCCAGTGAAGGATATTTGATGCAAGGCATCAAAAACCTTGGAGGTCCCCAGATTAATCTCGAGGGTGGAAATTACTTGATCAGCCAACCACTGCGGTTGCCGGTGGCTGGAGTGGGGAACCTTATG ATACATGGGGGGACTATAAGAGCCTCAGATGGTTTTCCAGCAGATAGCTATATCATTGATTTGTCACCCTTTTCCAATGAAGGAAACCGAGAGAGTTCTTCAACATCCTACAATTTTGAGTACATAACTTTCAAAGACCTCTTGCTGGACTCAAACTTCAGGGGTGGAGGCATTTCAGTCATAAACTCACTTCGGATTAGCATAGACAATTGCTACATCACACATTTCACCACCAATGGAATTTTAGTCCAAGGTGGCCATGAAACCTACATCAGAAACACTTTCCTTGGTCAGCATATAACTGCTGGTGGggacaaaaatgaaaaagactTCTCAGGGACAGGAATAAACCTCCAGGGTAATGACAATGCTGTCACAGATGTTGTAATTTACTCTGCTGCTATAGGAATAATGGTTACTGGTCAAGCCAATGCTTTTTCTGGTGTACATTGTTACAACAAGGCCACTGGCTTTGGAGGCACAGGGATTTATTTGAAAGTACCAGGTTTGACACAAACAAAGATTGTGAATTCTTACATGGATTTCACCAATATTGTGGCTGAAGACCCGGTTCAATTCCATGTCTCTAGTTGTTTCTTCCTTGGTGATGCCAACATTGTCCTAAAGTCTAAGAATGGGGTTATAAATGGTGTTGATATTGTTGATAACATGTTCTCAGGTTCAGATGATGGGGTTGAAATTGTTGAGCTGGACCAATCCAACAATCCTTTCCATCAAATTGAACAAGTCATTGTTGACAGAAACAATGCAAGAGGGATGAAGTTAAAGGCCACAGTTGCAAAAGGGTCCATGCAAGGGAATGGAACCTCATGGACTGTTGATTTTAACAATGTTTTGCTTTTTCCTAACCTTATAAAACATGTTCAGTACTCTGTAAGCACCCCTGGCAGCACCTTCCCAAATCATATTCTGAGGAATGTGTCTGAGAATCGTGTTGTGATTGAAACAAACAAAGCAGTGCCTGCCAGTGTTTTTGTTTCTGTGGATCAAAGTGAGGCAAGTTGA
- the LOC137822678 gene encoding allantoate deiminase 2 isoform X1 codes for MSYTTTTTTSLHSCFLLFCLLSALSCVSMFSGIETGDLEKRDDLFPQILRDEAVARLYELGKVSDGKGYLERTFLSPASMRAIILIRKWMEDAGLRTWVDQMGNVHGRVDGANANAEALLIGSHMDTVVDAGMFDGSLGIVSAISALKAMHFNGKLEKLKRPVEVIAFSDEEGVRFQTTFLGSGAIAGILPGTTLEISDKRDVMIKDFLKENSIDITEESLLKLKYDPKSVWGYVEVHIEQGPVLEQVGFPLGVVKGIAGQTRLKVTVRGSQGHAGTVPMSMRQDPMAAAAEQIVVLESLCKHPEEFLSYDAHCSDSTVKSLSSSLVCTVGEISTWPSASNVIPGQVTYTVDIRAIDDLGREAVIYDLSKQIYQICDKRSVSCIIEHKHDAGAVICDSDLSSQLKSATYSALKKMEGDIQDEVPTLMSGAGHDAMAISHLTKVGMLFVRCRGGISHSPQEHVLDNDVWAAGLATLSFLENLS; via the exons ATGTCttacaccaccaccaccaccacttcTCTTCACTCTTGCTTCCTTCTCTTCTGCCTCCTCTCAGCTCTTTCATGTGTTTCCATGTTCTCTG GTATTGAGACAGGAGATTTAGAAAAAAGAGATGATTTGTTTCCACAGATTCTAAGAGACGAGGCAGTGGCGAGGCTTTACGAGCTTGGGAAG GTGAGTGATGGCAAAGGTTATTTGGAGAGGACATTCTTGAGTCCTGCATCCATGAGGGCAATTATTCTTATTCGTAAATGGATGGAGGATGCTGGTTTGAGAAC TTGGGTGGACCAAATGGGAAATGTACATGGTCGAGTCGATGGTGCAAACGCAAATGCTGAAGCTTTATTGATTGGTTCTCACATG GACACTGTTGTTGATGCTGGGATGTTTGATGGATCCCTAGGAATAGTCTCTGCAATATCTGCCTTGAAGGCCATGCATTTCAATGGAAAACTGGAAAAGCTAAAGCGCCCCGTTGAG GTGATTGCATTTAGTGATGAAGAGGGTGTCAGATTTCAAACTACATTCTTGGGCAGTGGTGCTATTGCTGGTATTTTGCCTGGTACAACATTGGAGATATCTGATAAGAG GGATGTAATGATAAAAGATTTTCTTAAGGAGAACTCGATAGACATTACAGAGGAAAGTCTTTTAAAGCTCAAGTATGACCCAAAATCCGTTTGGGGTTATGTTGAG GTTCACATTGAGCAGGGTCCTGTGCTAGAACAAGTTGGTTTCCCACTTGGAGTGGTTAAAGGCATAGCTGGGCAGACACGATTGAAG GTTACAGTTAGAGGATCACAAGGCCATGCTGGAACAGTGCCAATGTCCATGCGCCAGGATCCAATGGCAGCTGCTGCAGAACAAATTGTAGTCTTGGAAAGCCTCTGTAAACATCCTGAAGAATTCCTTTCTTATGATGCTCATTGCAGTGATTCAACAGTGAAATCACTGTCAAGCTCACTTGTCTGTACTGTTGGAGAGATATCAACATGGCCAAGTGCCAGTAATGTCATTCCAGGCCAG GTTACATATACCGTGGACATTCGAGCAATTGATGACCTTGGACGTGAAGCTGTTATCTATGATTTATCAAAACAAATTTACCAAATATGTGACAAGCGTTCAGTATCCTGCATTATTGAACACAAG CATGATGCAGGTGCTGTGATTTGTGATTCTGATCTGAGTTCTCAGCTCAAGTCTGCAACTTATTCTGCACTAAAGAAGATGGAGGGTGACATTCAGGATGAAGTGCCAACATTGATGAGTGGAGCAGGCCATGATGCAATGGCAATATCCCACTTAACAAAG GTGGGAATGCTGTTTGTGCGATGTCGTGGAGGCATCAGTCACTCTCCACAAGAGCATGTGCTAGATAATGATGTCTGGGCAGCTGGTTTAGCAACCTTGTCATTTCTGGAAAATCTATCATGA
- the LOC137822678 gene encoding allantoate deiminase 2 isoform X2 yields the protein MRAIILIRKWMEDAGLRTWVDQMGNVHGRVDGANANAEALLIGSHMDTVVDAGMFDGSLGIVSAISALKAMHFNGKLEKLKRPVEVIAFSDEEGVRFQTTFLGSGAIAGILPGTTLEISDKRDVMIKDFLKENSIDITEESLLKLKYDPKSVWGYVEVHIEQGPVLEQVGFPLGVVKGIAGQTRLKVTVRGSQGHAGTVPMSMRQDPMAAAAEQIVVLESLCKHPEEFLSYDAHCSDSTVKSLSSSLVCTVGEISTWPSASNVIPGQVTYTVDIRAIDDLGREAVIYDLSKQIYQICDKRSVSCIIEHKHDAGAVICDSDLSSQLKSATYSALKKMEGDIQDEVPTLMSGAGHDAMAISHLTKVGMLFVRCRGGISHSPQEHVLDNDVWAAGLATLSFLENLS from the exons ATGAGGGCAATTATTCTTATTCGTAAATGGATGGAGGATGCTGGTTTGAGAAC TTGGGTGGACCAAATGGGAAATGTACATGGTCGAGTCGATGGTGCAAACGCAAATGCTGAAGCTTTATTGATTGGTTCTCACATG GACACTGTTGTTGATGCTGGGATGTTTGATGGATCCCTAGGAATAGTCTCTGCAATATCTGCCTTGAAGGCCATGCATTTCAATGGAAAACTGGAAAAGCTAAAGCGCCCCGTTGAG GTGATTGCATTTAGTGATGAAGAGGGTGTCAGATTTCAAACTACATTCTTGGGCAGTGGTGCTATTGCTGGTATTTTGCCTGGTACAACATTGGAGATATCTGATAAGAG GGATGTAATGATAAAAGATTTTCTTAAGGAGAACTCGATAGACATTACAGAGGAAAGTCTTTTAAAGCTCAAGTATGACCCAAAATCCGTTTGGGGTTATGTTGAG GTTCACATTGAGCAGGGTCCTGTGCTAGAACAAGTTGGTTTCCCACTTGGAGTGGTTAAAGGCATAGCTGGGCAGACACGATTGAAG GTTACAGTTAGAGGATCACAAGGCCATGCTGGAACAGTGCCAATGTCCATGCGCCAGGATCCAATGGCAGCTGCTGCAGAACAAATTGTAGTCTTGGAAAGCCTCTGTAAACATCCTGAAGAATTCCTTTCTTATGATGCTCATTGCAGTGATTCAACAGTGAAATCACTGTCAAGCTCACTTGTCTGTACTGTTGGAGAGATATCAACATGGCCAAGTGCCAGTAATGTCATTCCAGGCCAG GTTACATATACCGTGGACATTCGAGCAATTGATGACCTTGGACGTGAAGCTGTTATCTATGATTTATCAAAACAAATTTACCAAATATGTGACAAGCGTTCAGTATCCTGCATTATTGAACACAAG CATGATGCAGGTGCTGTGATTTGTGATTCTGATCTGAGTTCTCAGCTCAAGTCTGCAACTTATTCTGCACTAAAGAAGATGGAGGGTGACATTCAGGATGAAGTGCCAACATTGATGAGTGGAGCAGGCCATGATGCAATGGCAATATCCCACTTAACAAAG GTGGGAATGCTGTTTGTGCGATGTCGTGGAGGCATCAGTCACTCTCCACAAGAGCATGTGCTAGATAATGATGTCTGGGCAGCTGGTTTAGCAACCTTGTCATTTCTGGAAAATCTATCATGA